The segment CGTATAATTACGACTGTAATAAAAGATGCGTGATCGTAACGTGTTATCGTTCGCAACATTACGTCTGGACGATGCCGGCTGTTTCCAATCGAACCGTATCTGGGTTACCTGGTCCCGTTGTCGTTGGAGAAGACGCGCAGCATGCGGCTGTCGGAATACTCAAAGGTAGTAGTAGCGGCAGCCGCCTCTTGGCCACTACGCGGTCCCTTGGAGCTCTGCGCGTCCTGATCACCCTGGGAATTGGTCTTGCCCTTGCGTTTGCTGGGCTTGTGCCGTTTCTTCTTCGCCTGGATCGCCAAGACTCGCCTGTTCACGTCCGTCTTGGCGCTCATCTCACCGACCAACTAGATCCCCGCTCTCGGACTTCCCGCTCTCGCTGCTATCCCCTTTCCCTATCCTTTTTCCCAATGCTGCACGCACGGGCCACGGGCCGCACTTCCGCCCGTTCCGGCCGCTCCTTCGTCTTCTTCTCTCGCTGCTGctactgctgctgctgctgctggcTGCTGCCGAGCTGCTCGTTACTCCTGCTCTCGCCTCTCGCGCGCACCGATATATCGCGGTACACTCGCGCCGACTCGATTCGACCAAGCTTTCAGCGTGGTCTTTCTCTCGTCTCTCCACCGTCCCTCGTACAGCTTCGCGCGCGAACAATTTTGAGAGATCTCTTTACTCTCTCGGATTCGACTCTATTATCACTTCATCTCTCGCGCCGCACACTCTCCGTTCGGCCGTTGTTTGAGTATGGCCGTCACTGTATGTTGCACGTCCAtccatacatatgtatatacatatatacgtataggTATGCGCGTACCGCCGTACCGCCTCCCGTCGCCGAGATGAGCAGGTGTCGTCGTGTCCCCTGGCAGGTCGTCGACGCCGCACGCCGCGCGATACCTCGTCGTGCACCGCCACAGTCGTCGCTGCCTCCTCGCCACCACCGACTGTCGCGGACAGTTTTTCCGCTTGTATATCGCTCGTATTATCACGTTGTTACACCGTACACGCAAATGCGACGACTGAGGACTGAGCCTGCCGCTCTGCCGCTCTCTTCCTTTCCACGCAGCTTGCAATTTTCCTACTTCACCTGCAATTTTCAGTTAGCAGCCGCCGGTCTTTCGCGCTCGATGCTCGATCGCGATTACGCTCATCTCCGCACCGTGGCAGCAGACAGACCTCAAATTCGAAAGACaggcaatttatttttttttattttttttttctaatattttagatatttatcttttgataCATGTGCATCGtgtaggaataaaaaaatgctaataaaaaatactgtcTTATCCCTCGTGCAGTACTCGTTCCTCTTTTCGATAGGATAGGACGCGATGACGTGCTCTGCGTCGTCACGGCGATTGCGCGCTTCGATGATTCCCACAGCGCCTTTGAGAGCAATTATTGGATTaatgacatatgtatatacaatgttaatattaagCGTAATAACATTATGAACCGGGAAATGTgggtacaaatattttataattactgaaaataaagattaaatttcgATATAACTGGAATATGGCGggatatctaaatatatatctctatctagaatttaaaaattcagtctaaaaatttttggttTTTTAATAGCAGATTTTCAGGCCCATTCGATGAGATGATGTTTTCTTATCAAGAATATCGATACAAGTTTCAAATAGTTTCTCAGAtacaagcaataaaaaaaattgataacatCGACTCCAAATTAAACAAGGAATCTGCTATTAAAAAGAGATCTGAGGTTtcgaacattctaaataactTTACCtagtgtaatttattatttcttgatcTTGATTTTGTAAAGTAGAATCTCAATAATCATGCGCGAATCGAAACGAGCATACGACAACGCTCTCTGTGACAAGCTCTGACAGTTCGTTGCTAAATTACGATCTACCCTCTTTGGTATTTATCTATCGATAAATGGAATCAACAACGTGTATATATGCGTAATCGCGGAGAGCAGAGATTAcatcgttatcattttatcagatttttattaaatattctacataTTAACAACTGAAATTTATGcgcatgaaaatatattagttagTACTCTATTAAAATTCAACATAGTTAAAGATTGTGCAAAACGGTAAGTTTACAGAACACTTTGCGAtttcattatgtaaaataaaaatataactttttaatcgagtattgttaattaatttttatgcaattacgTTTATGTAACAAACTGACACTCGTGCCCTTCATTATTACATACGCTTATACGAACATTacaaacaaattttacatGCTACGTGGAGAGGTtagttagaaaaataaaatatttcatacattattatctttGCAATGTGAAAATTATGTACTATGCTGTTTAGTTCCAATGTATCCTAACGAgttgtaaaatttcatttttcaagcATGCAATGTAAAGCGAGtctttgtacattttatttgcaaattatgtCAACTATTAGAGAATTTATTCTTGttaatgcattaaaatatatttttataaatattttttcattaacggaatatttttaacaaatattgttttccatgggataataaattatgctgTTGCAGGTAGCAATGGATACATTGGAACTAAAGCAAAGTCTAAGTGGGCATAGAGGCAGAGTATGGAGTGTTTGCTGGCATCCTAAGGGTGCTTATTTAGCATCTTGCGGCGAggataaaacaattataatatggGGATTAGAGGGACTTAAGTGGGTTACAAAAATGATCCTTACCGAAGGACATTCTAGAACtattagagaattagcttGGTCCCTCTGCGGTAATTATATTGCGTCAGCAAGTTTTGACGCGACTACTGCAGTATGGGATAAAAAGTCAGGACAATTTGAATGTAATGCAACATTAGAAGGGCATGAGAATGAAGTTAAAAGCGTTAGTTGGTCAATTTCTGGTAATTTACTCGCTACATGTAGTCGCGACAAATCAGTATGGGTATGGGAAGTGAATGATGATGAATACGAATGTGCTGCTGTTATTAATGCTCATACTCAAGATGTAAAAAAGGTATGTCTAGCTTATTTgttgaataagaaaaattatgatttaaatgTAGATTAATCATTTGTtcatgatttaatttaaaaaatattaattttaatttgttttattattataaatggaaagttttatataaagtttttatattaagttttatattccTTATATAATAAGAGTGGACTTTTATTTTAGGTGAGATGGCATCCGTATGGTGAAATTTTGGCTTCTGCGAGCTATGATAATACAGTGAAGATGTTTAAAGAAGATGTGGCTGATGGTGATTGGTCGTGTGTTGCAACTTTATCATCTCACACTTCTACAGTGTGGAGTCTCTCATGGGATAAGATTGGCAGTCGAATAGCAACCTGCAGTGATGACAAAACAGTAAAGATATGGCGACAATACCATCCTGGAAACGAAACAGGCATTCCTACGCCAAACAATGAGCCTGTCTGGAAATGTATTTGTACACTGTCAGGCTATCATACCAGAACTATTTACGACATCGACTGGTGCAAGACTACAGGTTTATTAGTGACTGCATGTGGCGATGATATAATTAGGATATTTAAGGAGGATAGTGATTGTGATCCGCATCAACCGAGTTTCACAATGATTTGTTCAATGGACAATGCACATGCTCAAGATGTTAACTGCGTTCAGTGGAATCCTACAACTCCTGGACAATTTGCCTCTGCAAGCGACGATAGTTTAGTGAAAATATGGTTTTACAATCATAaagaataaaactataaaaacaattttatttcttgtagtttcatttttctcatttaaatatagagatcCAAGAATGgtggataataaattataaaattaagaatcaATTTTCTTCTCATACCAAAAATACCATGAGAGAGGTCATCATTTTCTCTATGTTTAAcagtttaaaattcaatatcatctttacatttttgtaaatattgaataacagatattttgtaacaaactctgtaaataaataacgaatttaaatatttgattattatattttattccttgATATATCATTTTCGAATGTAATAATCGTATATCATCTGCAATCACATTTTCATTTTAGGATTACACATAGATGTTGAAGCGCTTATACAACGTgggattattttacaatttttatttacgatatcgatatattaaagagtataaatatatcaaacagTATAAAACGATACGCACAATGAGTAACATCACAGGAGATAGAACTGGCATGCCTTTGAAGGAAGTTGTGAATGCAATACATAAATTTGCGGACCCATCGCTCGCAGCTTCTTGGGACAATGTTGGATTATTGATTGAACCCACAGAACCTAAAATTGTGTCACGCATTTTATTGACAAATGATTTAACCGAAGATGTTATGGATGAAGCCATTAAATTACAAACTGATTTAATCATCACGTATCATCCATTAATATTTGCTCCATTGACGTCTATTACAACTCAGTCTTGGAaggtattgtaaaatattatttctgtaaGATTGTTACAAAATCATtgcgatttttaatttatatttatatataataggagCGAATAGTGGCGAGatgtttagaaaataaaatcgctGTCCATTCTCCGCACAGCAGTTTTGATTCCGTAAAATTCGGTGTAAACGATTGGTTAGCAGAAGCTTttggtaaaagaaaaaaattattatagcatGTGAGAGAATcgattgttaatatattaatatcttaccgcttaaaatattttaagagctTGAAAGCAGCAAGCCGATTCAGCCGGATGCAAATAATGCAACTTATGGACTGGGAAGACTATGTACCTTGAAGAACTCCATATCTATCGACGAAgcagtaaatttaataaaacaacgtACAAATCTGAAACATGTAAGATTAGCACGTGCACGCGGCAGAGGtgagttttagtaaaaataatttatatcgtttaaaaataaaataataatatgacaaaaatatgtactcttattatttcatatgattattgttatattttagacGGTTATATCAGTACCGTTGCACTATGTGTCGGATCGGGCTCGTCAGTATTGAAAGGAGTACCTGCAGATTTGTATCTTACGGGTGAAATGTTGCATCACGATATATTAGATGCCGTACATCGTGGGAcctatgttatattaacaaatcACTCTGATTCAGAACGTGGTTTTTTGAAGATATTTGCTTCGATATTAGATTGTGCTTTAGAAGAATCTGTCAAAGTGTGTATATCAGAAGCAGATAGAGATCCATTACAAACTGTGTGAGCcgttataaaaagattactcTGCCGTATATAAGAAGATATTGCTATacttattgtttaatataagaGATAAGAGTCGAAACGAATCAATT is part of the Anoplolepis gracilipes chromosome 2, ASM4749672v1, whole genome shotgun sequence genome and harbors:
- the Ciao1 gene encoding probable cytosolic iron-sulfur protein assembly protein Ciao1 isoform X1; this translates as MDTLELKQSLSGHRGRVWSVCWHPKGAYLASCGEDKTIIIWGLEGLKWVTKMILTEGHSRTIRELAWSLCGNYIASASFDATTAVWDKKSGQFECNATLEGHENEVKSVSWSISGNLLATCSRDKSVWVWEVNDDEYECAAVINAHTQDVKKVRWHPYGEILASASYDNTVKMFKEDVADGDWSCVATLSSHTSTVWSLSWDKIGSRIATCSDDKTVKIWRQYHPGNETGIPTPNNEPVWKCICTLSGYHTRTIYDIDWCKTTGLLVTACGDDIIRIFKEDSDCDPHQPSFTMICSMDNAHAQDVNCVQWNPTTPGQFASASDDSLVKIWFYNHKE
- the Ciao1 gene encoding NIF3-like protein 1 isoform X2, encoding MLKRLYNVGLFYNFYLRYRYIKEYKYIKQYKTIRTMSNITGDRTGMPLKEVVNAIHKFADPSLAASWDNVGLLIEPTEPKIVSRILLTNDLTEDVMDEAIKLQTDLIITYHPLIFAPLTSITTQSWKERIVARCLENKIAVHSPHSSFDSVKFGVNDWLAEAFELESSKPIQPDANNATYGLGRLCTLKNSISIDEAVNLIKQRTNLKHVRLARARGRDGYISTVALCVGSGSSVLKGVPADLYLTGEMLHHDILDAVHRGTYVILTNHSDSERGFLKIFASILDCALEESVKVCISEADRDPLQTV